In the genome of Deinococcus ruber, one region contains:
- a CDS encoding 3-deoxy-7-phosphoheptulonate synthase: protein MTSTLPDQTLTAASSENLNVTGFQPLVTPRTLKSELPITARAHETVAGSRQAIKNILDGTDPRLLVIIGPCSIHDEGQALEYAGRMVELRRRYHDRMEIVMRVYPDKPRTTVGWRGYLNDPHMDGQNDFNLGLRMTRELMLKINDLGMPVATELLDPFVPQYIDDQLSWGAIGARTTESQTHRAMVSGVSAPVGFKNGTGGSVKLAVDAILSARKPHTFLGITDEGQAAVVSTRGNAYGHIILRGGTTGPNYGAEHVEAASVMLRKADLDPALIVDCSHHNSGYVHEQQLPAWHDVIEQRVAGNTALRGLMVESNLVEGKQSIPADLSQLKYGVSVTDACVGWETTETMLAWAYDRLK, encoded by the coding sequence ATGACCAGTACACTGCCCGACCAAACCCTGACAGCCGCCAGCAGCGAGAACCTGAATGTCACCGGGTTTCAGCCGCTGGTCACGCCGCGCACGCTGAAAAGCGAGCTGCCCATCACGGCCAGAGCGCACGAGACGGTGGCCGGATCTCGGCAGGCCATCAAAAATATTCTGGACGGCACCGACCCGCGTCTGCTGGTCATTATCGGGCCGTGCAGCATCCACGACGAAGGGCAGGCGCTGGAATACGCCGGGCGCATGGTGGAATTGCGCCGCCGCTACCACGACCGCATGGAAATCGTGATGCGCGTGTACCCCGACAAACCGCGCACCACGGTCGGCTGGCGTGGCTACCTGAACGATCCGCACATGGATGGCCAGAACGATTTCAATCTGGGCCTGCGGATGACCCGCGAACTGATGCTGAAGATCAACGATCTGGGCATGCCAGTCGCCACTGAACTGCTCGATCCGTTCGTGCCGCAGTACATCGACGATCAGCTGAGCTGGGGAGCCATCGGCGCACGCACCACCGAATCCCAGACGCACCGCGCCATGGTGAGCGGCGTGTCGGCTCCGGTGGGCTTCAAGAACGGCACCGGCGGCAGCGTGAAACTGGCCGTAGACGCCATCCTGAGCGCCCGTAAACCGCACACCTTCTTAGGCATCACCGACGAGGGACAGGCAGCCGTGGTCAGCACACGCGGCAACGCCTACGGGCACATCATTCTGCGCGGCGGCACCACCGGCCCGAACTACGGAGCCGAGCATGTGGAAGCTGCCAGTGTCATGCTGCGAAAGGCCGATCTCGACCCCGCCCTGATCGTGGACTGTAGCCACCACAACAGCGGCTACGTGCATGAACAGCAGCTTCCCGCGTGGCACGACGTGATCGAGCAGCGCGTGGCAGGCAACACCGCTCTGCGCGGCCTGATGGTCGAGAGCAATCTGGTGGAAGGCAAGCAGAGCATTCCTGCCGATCTGAGCCAGCTGAAGTACGGCGTGAGCGTTACCGACGCCTGCGTGGGGTGGGAGACCACCGAAACCATGCTCGCCTGGGCCTACGACCGTCTGAAGTAA
- a CDS encoding O-acetylhomoserine aminocarboxypropyltransferase/cysteine synthase family protein encodes MPHFETLQVHAGQSPDPATGAQAVPIYPTNSYVFESAQHAADLFGLRAFGNIYSRIMNPTNDVLEKRVAALEGGVMAVSVGSGHAAQFLAITTLAQAGDNIVSSPNLYGGTVNQFKVTLARLGIEVRFTSSEERPEEFAALIDDKTRAVYLETIGNPALNIPDFEGVAAAAHAKGVAVVVDNTFGAGGYYAQPILWGANVVVESASKWIGGHGNGIGGIVVDGGNFDWGNGRYPLFTDPSPSYHGLNFWATFGEGNPLGLPNVAFAIRARTEGLRDLGATLAPQQAWQFIQGLETLSLRAERHAENALKLANWLQQQPDVAHVTYPGLEDHPHFERAKKYLPRGAGGVLTFELKGGRAAGEAFIQGVKLAQHVANVGDTRTLVIHPASTTHSQLDELSQTAAGVTPGLVRVSVGIEHIDDIIADVQQALAGTLQPA; translated from the coding sequence ATGCCCCATTTCGAAACCCTGCAAGTGCACGCCGGACAGTCGCCTGACCCCGCCACCGGGGCGCAGGCGGTGCCGATCTACCCCACCAACAGCTACGTGTTCGAGTCGGCCCAACACGCCGCCGATCTGTTCGGGCTGCGGGCCTTCGGCAACATCTACTCGCGCATCATGAACCCGACCAACGACGTGCTGGAAAAGCGTGTGGCGGCGCTTGAGGGCGGTGTGATGGCGGTGTCGGTGGGCAGCGGGCACGCCGCGCAGTTTCTGGCGATTACCACGCTGGCGCAGGCGGGCGACAACATCGTGAGTTCGCCCAACCTGTACGGCGGCACCGTCAATCAGTTTAAGGTCACGCTGGCGCGGCTGGGCATCGAGGTGCGGTTTACCAGCAGCGAGGAGCGCCCGGAGGAATTCGCCGCCCTGATCGACGACAAGACCCGTGCGGTGTATCTGGAAACCATCGGCAATCCGGCGCTGAATATTCCCGACTTCGAGGGCGTGGCGGCGGCGGCCCATGCCAAAGGCGTCGCGGTGGTCGTGGACAACACCTTTGGAGCGGGCGGGTACTACGCGCAGCCGATTCTGTGGGGCGCAAACGTGGTGGTCGAGAGCGCCTCGAAGTGGATCGGCGGGCACGGCAACGGCATCGGCGGCATCGTGGTAGACGGCGGCAATTTCGACTGGGGCAACGGACGCTATCCGCTGTTCACCGACCCCAGCCCCAGCTATCACGGCCTGAACTTCTGGGCGACCTTCGGGGAGGGCAATCCGCTGGGCCTGCCGAACGTGGCGTTTGCCATTCGCGCCCGCACCGAGGGCCTGCGCGACCTGGGCGCAACGCTGGCCCCGCAGCAGGCATGGCAGTTCATTCAGGGGCTGGAAACTCTGAGCCTGCGGGCCGAACGCCACGCCGAGAATGCGCTGAAGCTCGCGAACTGGCTGCAACAGCAACCGGATGTGGCGCACGTGACGTACCCCGGTCTGGAAGATCATCCGCACTTTGAACGGGCGAAAAAATATCTGCCACGCGGCGCGGGCGGCGTGCTTACCTTCGAGCTGAAGGGGGGCCGGGCAGCGGGCGAAGCCTTTATTCAGGGTGTGAAACTGGCGCAACACGTCGCCAATGTGGGCGACACCCGCACGCTGGTCATTCACCCGGCGAGCACCACCCACAGCCAGCTCGACGAGCTGTCACAGACGGCAGCGGGCGTGACACCCGGGCTAGTGCGCGTTTCGGTGGGCATCGAGCACATCGACGACATCATTGCCGACGTGCAACAGGCACTGGCAGGAACACTTCAGCCAGCCTGA
- a CDS encoding sensor domain-containing diguanylate cyclase — protein sequence MVHNPSTSNRTITPTLTTRQASRVFSWTRFLIFLALLLTLVGSMGGFLWANRRSSEEVLQWQARNGLIQLVRVTGDNVRAYLQTAVQIVRINRSLILSGQLDADNTSEVTLTFNTMLYAIDQLDGVLLAHPDGRFAYVRRDRAGRYIKVIDDIAKQQSTVTLLDAENRTLSRTVAADRYDPRKRPWYILAQQHPETAVWTTPYVFSSSQLPGVTVATSLKNRRGESVIVGTDVQLSGLAHLLEHLTLTPGGRAFITDDKGYAIAASRAWPKAVKGRVPTLAEVGDPALQALMQGNVLPKIGSDGEITRRYTVGNEAYSAVLRRIEVQPGTYWMVGVYAPEADFVSDLRGVARQQLVLIVAMTVLAVLIAWPLAFRATQPLTALHWQATTDSLTGLRNRASFMAQLSEMLERHPAHPGSGELAVALFDLDGFKLINDTHGHAAGDEMLQCMGTVLQTVQNEEMVARLGGDEFALLLHGAGRGEIRARLETIFQTITATSLEVAGVKTMLQATAGLAFAPAQPLSSPAQAATHLLASADAALILGKKRSKGRVWSLEEAQQEDAQAE from the coding sequence ATGGTCCACAACCCCTCTACGTCCAACCGTACCATTACACCTACTCTGACGACACGGCAGGCATCCAGGGTCTTTTCGTGGACAAGGTTTCTGATCTTTCTGGCGCTGCTGCTGACGTTGGTGGGAAGCATGGGCGGCTTTTTGTGGGCCAATCGCCGCAGCAGCGAGGAAGTGCTTCAGTGGCAGGCTCGCAACGGCCTGATTCAGCTTGTACGTGTGACGGGCGACAACGTGCGGGCGTATCTTCAGACCGCCGTTCAGATCGTGCGGATCAACCGCTCGCTGATCCTGTCGGGACAGCTCGACGCCGACAATACCTCTGAGGTGACGCTGACCTTCAACACCATGCTGTACGCCATCGACCAGCTCGACGGCGTGCTGCTCGCCCACCCAGACGGGCGCTTCGCGTATGTACGGCGCGACAGGGCGGGGCGGTACATCAAGGTCATCGACGATATCGCCAAGCAGCAGAGTACGGTGACGCTCCTCGACGCCGAGAACCGGACGCTGTCGCGCACCGTTGCCGCAGACCGCTATGACCCCCGCAAACGCCCGTGGTACATACTGGCTCAGCAGCATCCGGAGACGGCTGTGTGGACCACGCCGTATGTTTTCAGTTCGTCACAGCTTCCGGGGGTAACGGTGGCGACGTCGCTCAAAAATCGCCGGGGAGAGTCGGTGATCGTCGGCACCGATGTGCAGCTCAGCGGTCTGGCGCACCTGCTGGAACACCTGACCCTGACACCCGGAGGCCGGGCCTTCATCACCGACGACAAGGGCTACGCCATCGCCGCGTCGCGTGCGTGGCCCAAGGCAGTCAAGGGCCGGGTTCCCACGCTGGCAGAGGTGGGCGATCCGGCTCTTCAGGCCTTGATGCAGGGAAATGTGCTGCCGAAGATCGGGAGCGACGGCGAAATCACCCGGCGATACACGGTGGGCAACGAAGCGTATTCCGCCGTGCTGCGCCGCATCGAGGTTCAGCCCGGCACGTACTGGATGGTTGGGGTGTATGCACCCGAAGCCGATTTCGTGAGCGATCTGCGCGGCGTGGCCCGGCAACAACTGGTTCTGATCGTCGCCATGACGGTGCTGGCGGTGCTGATCGCCTGGCCGCTGGCATTCCGTGCCACCCAGCCGCTGACGGCGCTGCACTGGCAGGCGACCACCGATTCGCTGACCGGACTGCGAAACCGTGCCAGTTTCATGGCGCAGCTCTCGGAGATGCTGGAGCGACACCCGGCACATCCCGGTTCCGGCGAACTGGCCGTGGCCCTCTTCGATCTCGACGGCTTCAAACTCATCAACGATACGCACGGTCACGCCGCTGGCGACGAGATGCTTCAGTGCATGGGAACCGTGCTGCAAACGGTGCAGAACGAAGAGATGGTGGCCCGGCTGGGAGGCGACGAATTTGCGCTGCTGCTGCACGGCGCGGGGCGCGGGGAGATACGGGCACGGCTCGAAACCATCTTCCAGACCATCACTGCGACGTCGCTGGAGGTGGCGGGCGTGAAGACCATGCTCCAGGCGACGGCTGGCCTCGCGTTTGCCCCTGCACAGCCCCTCAGTTCGCCCGCACAGGCCGCCACACACCTGCTCGCCAGTGCCGACGCCGCGCTGATTCTGGGCAAGAAACGCAGCAAGGGACGCGTGTGGTCGCTGGAAGAGGCGCAGCAGGAGGACGCACAGGCCGAGTAA
- a CDS encoding urease accessory protein UreD yields MLRRPEWAFSIREAARMTAFARTRSGLLELEFEQRKGRTVLMRDVQKAPLMIVRPFELPCGTLSVFIVNPTGGFLGGDQAEIRVRVGPGARALLLTQSATRVQPSPSGLDAVQNIKFSVAAGGRLEYYPERTIPFAGSHFRQTLRADLETGAEFGLTETLTTGRVAMGERLQFGRYRSSTALWQAGKRVFLERVDVQPDAHDLMAPGVLAGQDYSASGVWIGSAEAGEMPHFPAVPGRLASGRTARGAVWLRALAASGPELDAAITQAREQLRQELFGAPKLEIRR; encoded by the coding sequence ATGTTGCGCCGCCCAGAGTGGGCCTTCAGCATTCGTGAGGCAGCCCGCATGACCGCGTTTGCCCGCACCAGAAGCGGTCTGCTGGAACTGGAGTTCGAGCAGCGGAAGGGACGCACCGTGCTGATGCGCGACGTGCAGAAAGCCCCCCTGATGATCGTTCGGCCCTTCGAACTGCCCTGCGGCACCCTCTCGGTCTTCATCGTCAATCCGACGGGCGGGTTTCTGGGTGGCGACCAGGCCGAAATACGCGTGCGGGTGGGGCCAGGGGCGCGGGCGCTGCTGCTCACGCAGTCGGCCACCCGCGTGCAGCCGTCGCCCAGCGGCCTCGACGCTGTGCAGAACATCAAATTCAGTGTGGCGGCAGGCGGGCGGCTGGAATACTATCCCGAGCGCACCATTCCGTTTGCGGGCAGCCACTTCCGGCAGACGTTGCGGGCCGACCTGGAAACCGGAGCCGAGTTCGGCCTGACCGAAACGCTGACGACGGGCCGGGTGGCGATGGGTGAGCGGCTGCAATTCGGGCGTTACCGCAGCAGCACAGCGCTCTGGCAGGCCGGGAAGCGGGTGTTTCTGGAACGGGTAGACGTGCAGCCAGACGCACACGACCTGATGGCTCCCGGCGTGCTGGCCGGGCAGGATTACAGCGCTTCGGGCGTGTGGATCGGCAGCGCAGAGGCCGGAGAGATGCCGCACTTTCCGGCGGTACCGGGCCGCCTTGCCAGCGGGCGAACGGCGCGGGGAGCGGTGTGGCTGCGTGCGCTGGCTGCAAGTGGGCCAGAGCTGGACGCTGCCATTACTCAGGCCCGCGAACAGCTGAGGCAAGAGCTATTCGGCGCACCGAAGCTGGAGATCCGGCGCTGA
- the ureG gene encoding urease accessory protein UreG codes for MTTSTSPLKIGVGGPVGSGKTALLEVLCRELRDRYRLAVITNDIYTFEDQQILTRAAALPPERILGVQTGGCPHTAIREDASLNLEAVAALEHDFPGLDMIFIESGGDNLASSFSPELVDAWLFVIDVAGGEKVPRKGGPGILHSDLLVINKLDLAAYVGANLEVMDDDARRVRSTGGEVRPFVFTDLKRGVGVPEVIRWIQHDLLFEDVAPPRVGLQHS; via the coding sequence ATGACGACTTCGACGTCTCCGCTCAAGATCGGTGTCGGTGGCCCGGTGGGTTCCGGCAAGACCGCCCTGCTGGAGGTGCTGTGCAGAGAGCTGCGAGACCGCTACCGGCTGGCAGTCATCACCAACGACATCTATACCTTCGAGGATCAGCAGATTCTGACGCGGGCCGCTGCCCTGCCGCCCGAGCGCATCCTGGGCGTGCAGACCGGGGGGTGCCCGCATACCGCCATCCGTGAAGACGCCTCGCTGAATCTGGAAGCGGTGGCGGCGCTGGAACACGATTTTCCCGGCCTCGACATGATCTTTATCGAGTCGGGCGGCGACAATCTGGCGAGCAGCTTTTCGCCGGAACTGGTCGATGCGTGGCTGTTCGTGATTGACGTAGCGGGCGGCGAGAAGGTGCCGCGCAAGGGTGGCCCCGGCATCCTGCATTCCGACCTGCTGGTCATCAACAAGCTCGATCTGGCGGCGTATGTGGGCGCGAATCTGGAAGTCATGGACGACGATGCCCGGCGCGTCAGAAGTACGGGCGGCGAGGTGCGGCCCTTCGTCTTCACCGACCTGAAGCGCGGTGTGGGCGTGCCAGAGGTGATTCGCTGGATTCAGCACGACCTGCTGTTCGAGGATGTTGCGCCGCCCAGAGTGGGCCTTCAGCATTCGTGA
- a CDS encoding DinB family protein, whose amino-acid sequence MTQTEAPVLLTPEALTRHWQGHRRLTRRTIEAFPDDQLFSFSVSGMRPFGTLAWEMVTTTTYLLNALKSDSWGWEGLSREPRPQERAALLSAWDDLSARIDAELPGVSLAFMSTEKDIPFGRQTPTSATFYTIDNEIHHRGQGYVYLRALGLEPPAFYER is encoded by the coding sequence ATGACACAGACCGAAGCACCTGTCCTGCTGACTCCTGAAGCCCTGACACGTCACTGGCAGGGCCACCGCCGCCTGACCCGCCGAACGATAGAAGCGTTCCCCGACGACCAGCTTTTTTCATTCAGTGTTAGCGGCATGCGCCCGTTCGGAACGCTGGCGTGGGAAATGGTCACGACCACCACGTATCTGCTGAATGCCCTGAAAAGTGATAGCTGGGGCTGGGAGGGCCTGAGCCGCGAGCCGCGCCCACAGGAACGCGCCGCCCTGCTGAGCGCCTGGGACGATCTGAGCGCCAGAATCGACGCCGAGTTGCCGGGCGTGTCGCTGGCCTTCATGTCCACCGAAAAAGACATCCCGTTTGGCCGCCAGACACCGACCAGCGCGACGTTCTATACCATCGACAACGAGATTCACCACCGGGGACAGGGCTACGTGTACCTGAGAGCGTTGGGGCTGGAGCCGCCCGCCTTTTACGAGCGCTAA
- a CDS encoding urease accessory protein UreF, with amino-acid sequence MSDVKREGSSLNRSGDNPEDQTRVSLPPPAHHPSPITHHFLPRLIQLSDSAFPAGAYAFSDGLETLTASGTVRSADDLHRFLRGQLQSGWGQCDPPACALAWAGEPDLDDLLDLLKPVAGPLQASVRVGGNLRRAALRLWPEVLEGRSVPRHHAAAYGSVCRALGVPQEFAVTAYVSAWLLGRAVSATRLMKLGGLEAQSVAARLEADALACVQRALSAGTDDLGGFSPALDIAASEQPGLPMRLFQS; translated from the coding sequence ATGAGTGATGTGAAGCGGGAAGGTAGCAGCCTCAACAGGAGCGGCGACAATCCAGAAGACCAGACGCGTGTTTCCCTACCTCCCCCGGCTCATCACCCATCACCCATCACCCATCACTTCCTCCCCCGGTTGATACAACTCTCCGATTCCGCCTTTCCTGCCGGAGCCTATGCCTTCAGCGACGGGCTGGAAACCCTGACGGCGAGCGGAACTGTTCGCAGCGCCGATGACCTGCACCGCTTTCTGCGCGGTCAGCTTCAGAGCGGCTGGGGCCAGTGCGACCCGCCCGCGTGTGCGCTGGCCTGGGCCGGTGAACCTGACCTCGACGACCTGCTCGACCTGCTCAAGCCCGTAGCGGGGCCATTGCAGGCGAGCGTGCGGGTCGGGGGCAATCTGCGCCGGGCGGCGCTCAGGCTGTGGCCGGAGGTGCTGGAGGGTAGGTCGGTGCCACGGCATCACGCGGCGGCTTACGGCAGCGTGTGTCGCGCCCTCGGGGTGCCGCAGGAATTCGCCGTGACCGCTTATGTGAGTGCGTGGCTGCTGGGGCGGGCTGTCAGTGCCACCCGGCTGATGAAACTCGGCGGTCTGGAAGCACAGAGCGTGGCGGCACGGCTGGAAGCAGACGCGCTCGCCTGTGTGCAGCGGGCGCTGAGTGCCGGAACAGACGATCTGGGCGGCTTCAGCCCGGCACTCGACATTGCTGCCAGCGAGCAGCCGGGCCTGCCGATGCGGCTGTTTCAGTCATGA
- a CDS encoding urease accessory protein UreE, whose product MVQLRARAAAAMTRRLSGLGLRLEGRQAETLAPSGAEIIEVPMTALDRRRVRRRLTAPGGMELLLAFPTGTYLAPGSVLDSINGITYVVAAAPEDVAAVVPRSMGEAARVAHAIGNLHRDFVEDGEAFLALWDAPIELLLTRLGVPFTRERRPFLGRPAWEHEGE is encoded by the coding sequence GTGGTACAGCTTCGTGCGCGGGCTGCCGCTGCCATGACCCGCAGGCTCTCGGGCCTTGGGCTGCGCCTGGAGGGGCGGCAGGCGGAAACGCTTGCTCCGTCGGGCGCAGAGATCATCGAAGTGCCGATGACGGCGCTGGATCGCCGCCGGGTGCGCCGCCGCCTGACCGCGCCCGGTGGAATGGAACTGCTGCTGGCGTTTCCCACAGGCACATATCTGGCCCCCGGCAGCGTGCTGGACAGCATAAACGGCATAACCTACGTGGTGGCCGCCGCGCCGGAAGACGTGGCGGCCGTTGTTCCGCGCAGCATGGGCGAAGCGGCGCGGGTGGCCCACGCCATCGGAAATCTGCACCGCGATTTCGTGGAGGACGGTGAAGCGTTTCTGGCCCTGTGGGACGCGCCGATAGAACTCCTGCTGACCCGGCTGGGCGTGCCGTTTACCCGTGAGCGCAGGCCGTTTCTGGGGCGGCCCGCGTGGGAACACGAGGGAGAGTGA
- the hypB gene encoding hydrogenase nickel incorporation protein HypB, which produces MTSIPAPRIVTVRQNILKDNDRVAADNRRTFQSAGVRAINLVSSPGAGKTALLERTLKDLQGQLGMAVAVGDLATENDAARLRQWGVQAEQIVTGTICHLDAGMVQAVLPRFELAALDVLFLENVGNLVCPASYDLGEAARAVLISTTEGEDKPLKYPTMFNTADVVVITKMDIAEAVEFDLSLCRENIDRARPGVQVIELSSKKGAGLEAWYSFVRGLPLP; this is translated from the coding sequence ATGACCAGCATTCCAGCTCCCCGAATCGTGACCGTGCGACAGAACATCCTGAAAGACAATGACCGCGTGGCTGCCGACAATCGCCGAACCTTTCAAAGCGCGGGTGTGCGGGCCATCAATCTGGTGTCCAGCCCCGGCGCGGGCAAAACGGCGCTGCTGGAACGCACGCTGAAGGATCTTCAGGGCCAGCTTGGAATGGCGGTGGCGGTGGGCGACCTCGCCACCGAGAACGACGCGGCGCGGCTGCGGCAGTGGGGCGTTCAGGCCGAGCAGATCGTGACCGGAACCATCTGCCACCTCGATGCGGGCATGGTGCAGGCTGTCCTGCCGCGCTTTGAGTTGGCGGCGCTGGACGTGCTGTTTCTGGAAAACGTGGGGAATCTGGTGTGCCCCGCCAGCTACGATCTGGGCGAGGCGGCCCGCGCCGTGCTGATCTCCACCACCGAGGGCGAAGACAAGCCGCTGAAATACCCGACCATGTTCAATACCGCCGACGTGGTGGTAATCACCAAAATGGATATCGCGGAGGCGGTGGAATTCGACCTGAGTTTGTGCCGCGAGAACATCGACCGCGCTCGGCCCGGCGTTCAGGTCATCGAACTGAGCAGCAAGAAGGGCGCGGGGCTGGAAGCGTGGTACAGCTTCGTGCGCGGGCTGCCGCTGCCATGA
- a CDS encoding hydrogenase maturation nickel metallochaperone HypA/HybF, which yields MHEASIALSLIGVATEALHQHGGERITALTVRIGQWSAVVPEALQAAFPAAAEGTPLQGARLSIVSVPGVGACPAHGPVELQLALGLRCPVCGLPTPTLLQGDELELDELELA from the coding sequence ATGCATGAAGCCTCCATCGCCCTTTCGCTGATTGGCGTCGCCACCGAAGCCCTCCACCAGCACGGCGGCGAACGTATTACCGCGCTGACCGTGCGGATCGGGCAGTGGTCGGCGGTGGTGCCGGAAGCGTTGCAGGCCGCCTTTCCCGCCGCCGCCGAGGGTACGCCGCTTCAGGGCGCACGCCTGAGCATCGTGTCCGTGCCGGGAGTCGGAGCTTGCCCCGCACATGGCCCCGTCGAACTCCAGCTCGCCCTTGGGCTGCGCTGCCCGGTCTGTGGTCTGCCCACGCCCACGCTGCTTCAGGGCGATGAGCTGGAACTGGACGAACTGGAGCTGGCATGA
- the ureC gene encoding urease subunit alpha, giving the protein MNISRRHYADLYGPTTGDRIRLADTQLLIQIERDFTTYGEEVKFGGGKVIRDGLGQSSTAARSDDNVPDLVITNAIILDHWGVVKADVGVKNGRITAIGKAGNPGTQDGVSPGLTIGASTEIIAGEGHILTAGGVDTHIHFIAPQQAWTALESGVTTMIGGGTGPTAGTSATTCTPGEWHIHRMLEALDGLPLNFGLLGKGNASTQEPLAEQVRAGALGLKLHEDWGTTPAAIDAALSVAERYDVQVAIHTDTLNESGFVEDSIRAFGGRTIHTFHTEGAGGGHAPDIIRVAGLPNVLPSSTNPTMPFTVNTIHEHLDMLMVCHHLSPRIPEDVSFAESRIRPETIAAEDVLHDLGVFSMMSSDSQAMGRIGEVITRTWQTAHKMKVQRGALAGEQYSRADNLRARRFIAKYTINPAIAHGIAHEVGSVEVGKLADLVLWKPAFFGVKPQMVVKGGLVVAAQMGDPGASIPTPQPVYTRPMFAAFGGATASTCLHFVSGISLELGHLPSVGRRYSAVANTRSIGKKDMVLNAGTPDIQVNAETYEVRVDGELITCEPAETLPMAQKYFLF; this is encoded by the coding sequence TTGAACATCTCCCGCAGGCACTACGCCGACCTCTACGGCCCCACCACCGGAGACCGCATCCGGCTGGCCGATACGCAGCTTCTGATTCAGATCGAGCGCGATTTCACCACTTACGGCGAGGAAGTCAAATTCGGCGGCGGCAAGGTGATCCGCGACGGCTTGGGCCAGAGCAGCACCGCCGCCCGGTCAGATGACAACGTGCCCGATCTGGTGATCACCAACGCCATCATTCTCGATCACTGGGGCGTCGTGAAGGCCGATGTGGGCGTGAAAAACGGGCGCATTACGGCGATTGGCAAGGCGGGCAATCCCGGCACTCAGGACGGCGTGAGTCCGGGGCTGACCATCGGGGCCAGCACTGAAATCATCGCGGGCGAGGGCCACATTCTGACGGCTGGCGGCGTGGATACCCACATCCATTTCATCGCGCCGCAGCAGGCGTGGACGGCGCTGGAATCGGGCGTGACCACCATGATCGGCGGCGGCACTGGCCCTACAGCGGGCACCTCCGCCACCACCTGCACTCCCGGCGAGTGGCACATTCACCGCATGCTGGAAGCGCTGGACGGGCTACCGCTGAATTTTGGACTGCTGGGCAAGGGCAACGCCAGCACTCAGGAACCGCTGGCCGAGCAGGTGCGGGCCGGGGCGCTGGGCCTGAAACTGCACGAAGACTGGGGCACCACCCCCGCCGCCATCGATGCGGCGCTGAGCGTGGCCGAGCGGTACGACGTGCAGGTCGCCATTCACACCGATACGCTGAATGAATCGGGCTTTGTGGAAGACAGCATCCGGGCTTTTGGCGGGCGCACCATCCATACCTTTCATACCGAGGGCGCGGGCGGCGGACATGCCCCCGACATCATCCGGGTGGCGGGGCTGCCCAACGTGTTGCCGTCGAGCACCAATCCGACCATGCCGTTTACGGTGAATACCATCCACGAGCATCTCGATATGCTGATGGTCTGCCACCACCTCAGCCCGCGTATTCCCGAGGACGTGAGCTTTGCCGAGAGCCGGATTCGACCCGAAACGATTGCCGCCGAAGACGTGCTGCACGATCTGGGCGTGTTCTCGATGATGAGCAGCGATTCGCAGGCGATGGGGCGCATCGGGGAAGTGATTACCCGGACGTGGCAGACCGCACACAAGATGAAGGTGCAGCGCGGCGCACTGGCGGGCGAACAGTACAGCCGGGCCGACAACCTGCGGGCGCGGCGGTTTATCGCCAAGTACACCATCAATCCGGCGATTGCCCACGGAATCGCGCACGAAGTCGGCAGCGTCGAGGTGGGTAAACTGGCCGATCTGGTGCTGTGGAAGCCCGCCTTCTTCGGAGTCAAGCCGCAGATGGTGGTGAAGGGTGGGCTGGTGGTGGCCGCGCAGATGGGCGATCCGGGGGCCAGCATTCCCACGCCGCAGCCGGTGTACACCCGCCCGATGTTCGCGGCCTTCGGGGGGGCCACGGCCAGCACCTGCCTGCATTTCGTGTCGGGCATTTCGCTGGAACTGGGCCATCTGCCCAGCGTGGGCCGCCGCTACAGCGCTGTTGCCAACACCCGCAGCATCGGCAAGAAAGACATGGTGCTGAATGCCGGAACGCCCGATATTCAGGTGAATGCCGAGACGTATGAAGTGCGCGTAGACGGCGAACTGATCACCTGCGAACCTGCCGAAACCCTGCCGATGGCGCAGAAGTATTTCTTGTTTTAA